A single Anatilimnocola floriformis DNA region contains:
- a CDS encoding serine/threonine protein kinase: MAKHPQTDELRSYLLGKLPEAAAQQIDSHIDDCPACEQTMASLDGEADTLITQLNAQASAVSGDGTDPQLRRALDFVIQHGKTVSPGTVAAKDASQPPAEQLREYKLLEKLGEGGMGAVYKAVHTRLNKIVAIKLLAADKMQSTDAVARFQREMLAVGNLDHPHLIRAHDAGEVDGPHFLVMEFVAGSDVNQIVKQHGPLPIAAACEIVRQAALGLAEAHRHGLVHRDVKPSNLMLTSKGQVKVLDLGLALLADQLQPQDLTTSGQMMGTIDYMAPEQGGDSHRVDARADIYSLGATLYKLLTGDAPFSGPQHDTLMRKFVALSSEKPAPVRTKRPEVPAVLAAIVERMLAKDPAARPATADEVAAALSPFIAGVDLNGLVALSGAAASSARGSGEVGDTVSLPANSLAPAATAELKIAQHRPPTRNWVIAAGFAAAALLALGVVLIIRNRDGKETGRLELKPGDTVELQQSPDKVPAIANPPTPAKPAIDKPVALVRGDQPVRFFRTLAGALNEQQPGDWLELHTNGRVELTGVDSVKGQFRIRAAAGYRPMLVFTKVIQLTDAAVLVDSCDFDMRVVNSGLQGNGPAWEFRGCRIWGYGSSIMTRSTNTRFVNCLLASAATLISASGDSDVTLDNCITAVYGGVLSMGYGKQHLTLRNNTFSLFGFGTPTVVMYTRANNATIHVEAEGNLFLISNSGLIGPMMIDNTIPPAEKNLEEKVVWRGKENLYVGNWQLAPNKLVGADLADWNALWTQPEEGSRGAAEVDVDWMQLHKGSLAAVMGYFEPLIGASRQRHSLPDLGPDVANMGPGGAYQRARELARGKPFTPDEIREEVSDGKPLVVFRKDEHAGSYKELSDALAAMQDGDVLEFRTDALISDVVRPAKPRTLTLRAGIGYQPRIQINSEIQDRLILEGLTFPRAIQFGVGNNTTNAFDGTGRLERMSHCLVEGAVQGGMGGGDSQPATITHSFVHRVHAQLKEGGLRISQSQVREVQVAPWEEKGNHLQIDHCLLAGFSPGWNGYAFLLVRSDNPQPPLRVTMEDCYVQSHAHLLFANENLVWQGDRNVYGSLQGYASGQAVQLLSDMQKKYGSDQKSAEDLPLLLEPEQWAISARSLEMAKRRSGGFVGADVSQVAGKRK; encoded by the coding sequence ATGGCCAAGCATCCGCAAACTGACGAACTCCGTTCCTATCTGCTGGGAAAGTTGCCGGAGGCAGCTGCGCAGCAAATCGATTCGCACATCGACGACTGCCCGGCCTGCGAACAGACGATGGCCAGCCTCGACGGCGAAGCCGACACGCTGATCACGCAGTTAAATGCGCAGGCGAGTGCAGTGTCGGGCGACGGAACCGATCCGCAACTGCGGCGGGCACTCGATTTTGTCATTCAGCATGGCAAGACGGTGAGCCCGGGAACTGTTGCCGCGAAAGACGCGAGCCAACCGCCGGCCGAACAGCTGCGCGAGTACAAGCTGCTGGAGAAGCTCGGCGAAGGAGGCATGGGGGCGGTCTACAAAGCAGTGCACACGCGGCTCAACAAGATCGTGGCGATCAAATTGCTTGCGGCCGACAAAATGCAATCGACCGATGCGGTCGCGCGGTTTCAGCGCGAGATGTTGGCCGTCGGCAATCTCGATCACCCGCATCTCATTCGCGCACACGACGCTGGTGAAGTCGACGGCCCCCATTTTCTCGTCATGGAGTTCGTCGCCGGCAGCGATGTGAATCAGATCGTGAAACAGCACGGCCCACTGCCGATCGCCGCGGCGTGCGAGATTGTCCGGCAAGCGGCGCTCGGTCTCGCCGAGGCGCATCGCCACGGGCTCGTGCATCGCGACGTGAAGCCGTCGAACTTGATGCTGACGAGCAAAGGCCAGGTGAAGGTGCTCGACCTGGGCCTCGCACTCCTCGCCGATCAACTGCAGCCGCAGGACCTGACAACCAGCGGACAGATGATGGGGACCATCGACTACATGGCGCCCGAGCAAGGTGGCGACAGCCATCGAGTGGATGCTCGCGCGGACATCTATAGCCTGGGCGCGACGCTCTACAAATTGCTCACCGGCGATGCGCCCTTCAGCGGACCGCAGCATGACACGCTGATGCGAAAGTTTGTCGCGTTATCTTCAGAGAAACCAGCGCCGGTTCGCACGAAGCGGCCTGAAGTGCCGGCGGTGCTCGCGGCGATTGTCGAGCGGATGCTGGCGAAGGATCCCGCCGCGCGACCAGCCACGGCGGATGAAGTGGCGGCAGCGCTGTCGCCGTTCATTGCAGGTGTCGATCTGAATGGCCTGGTGGCGCTATCGGGCGCGGCTGCTTCTTCAGCTCGCGGTAGTGGTGAAGTAGGCGATACCGTTTCCTTGCCGGCGAATTCTCTCGCGCCGGCAGCGACTGCGGAGTTGAAGATCGCGCAGCATCGTCCGCCGACTCGCAACTGGGTGATTGCGGCAGGCTTTGCCGCGGCAGCACTTCTCGCGCTCGGCGTCGTGTTGATTATTCGCAATCGCGACGGGAAAGAGACAGGTCGGCTGGAGCTCAAGCCCGGTGATACCGTCGAGCTACAACAATCGCCAGACAAAGTCCCAGCGATTGCGAATCCACCGACTCCGGCCAAACCAGCGATCGACAAGCCAGTCGCGCTGGTCCGCGGAGATCAGCCCGTTCGTTTCTTTCGCACGCTGGCCGGCGCGCTTAATGAGCAACAACCGGGCGATTGGTTGGAGCTGCACACCAACGGTCGGGTGGAACTAACGGGAGTCGACTCGGTGAAGGGGCAGTTTCGCATCCGCGCAGCGGCCGGTTACCGGCCGATGTTGGTTTTCACGAAGGTCATCCAACTCACCGATGCGGCGGTGCTGGTCGACAGCTGCGATTTTGACATGCGAGTTGTCAATAGTGGCCTGCAGGGGAATGGTCCAGCCTGGGAATTTCGCGGCTGCCGGATTTGGGGTTACGGTAGTTCGATCATGACTCGCAGCACGAACACGCGATTCGTCAATTGTCTGCTCGCCTCGGCTGCCACGCTGATTTCGGCGAGCGGCGATAGCGATGTCACGCTCGACAACTGCATCACCGCCGTTTATGGCGGTGTGCTGAGCATGGGCTACGGCAAGCAACATCTCACCCTGCGAAACAATACTTTCTCGCTGTTTGGCTTTGGCACGCCGACGGTGGTCATGTATACGCGGGCGAACAACGCGACGATTCATGTCGAGGCGGAAGGAAATCTCTTTCTGATCAGCAATTCCGGTTTGATCGGACCGATGATGATCGACAACACTATTCCCCCGGCCGAGAAAAACCTGGAAGAGAAAGTTGTGTGGCGCGGCAAGGAAAATCTGTACGTGGGCAATTGGCAGCTCGCTCCCAACAAACTCGTGGGCGCCGACTTAGCCGATTGGAATGCACTCTGGACTCAACCGGAGGAAGGCTCGCGCGGCGCGGCAGAGGTCGATGTCGACTGGATGCAACTTCACAAAGGATCGTTGGCTGCCGTGATGGGGTACTTCGAGCCGCTCATCGGTGCGTCGCGGCAACGCCATTCGCTGCCGGATCTGGGGCCTGATGTGGCCAACATGGGGCCCGGCGGTGCCTATCAACGAGCGCGTGAGCTCGCCCGCGGCAAGCCATTTACTCCCGACGAAATCCGCGAGGAAGTGAGCGACGGCAAGCCGCTCGTCGTGTTTCGCAAAGACGAACACGCCGGTAGTTATAAGGAATTAAGCGACGCGTTGGCTGCCATGCAGGATGGCGATGTACTGGAGTTCCGAACCGACGCTCTGATCAGCGATGTCGTCAGACCTGCCAAGCCGCGAACGCTGACGTTGCGGGCCGGCATCGGCTACCAGCCTCGCATCCAGATCAACAGTGAGATTCAAGATCGCCTTATTTTGGAAGGGCTCACTTTTCCTCGAGCGATTCAATTTGGGGTTGGGAACAACACAACCAATGCATTTGATGGAACGGGACGGTTAGAGCGCATGAGCCATTGCCTTGTCGAGGGTGCAGTGCAGGGAGGCATGGGTGGCGGTGATTCGCAGCCCGCCACGATCACGCATTCTTTTGTCCATCGCGTTCATGCTCAGTTGAAGGAAGGCGGTTTGCGGATTTCGCAGTCGCAGGTGCGCGAAGTGCAGGTTGCTCCCTGGGAAGAGAAGGGCAATCACTTGCAGATCGATCATTGCCTCCTCGCCGGTTTCAGTCCGGGGTGGAACGGTTACGCGTTCTTGCTGGTGCGCAGCGATAATCCGCAGCCGCCACTGCGAGTCACGATGGAGGATTGCTACGTGCAATCGCACGCGCACCTGCTCTTTGCCAACGAGAACCTCGTCTGGCAAGGTGACCGCAATGTGTACGGCAGTTTGCAGGGTTACGCTTCCGGCCAAGCGGTGCAGTTGCTAAGCGATATGCAGAAAAAGTACGGCAGCGATCAGAAGTCGGCGGAGGACTTGCCGTTGTTGCTGGAGCCGGAGCAATGGGCGATTTCTGCTAGATCGCTGGAGATGGCCAAGCGAAGGTCTGGAGGATTTGTGGGCGCGGATGTGAGCCAAGTGGCGGGGAAACGGAAATAG
- a CDS encoding 3-hydroxyacyl-ACP dehydratase FabZ family protein — translation MRFCLLDRITDLQRGSKITASKLLRPEEDYLADHFPRFPVMPGVLMLECMYQAGAWLVRSSEDFKHAAVLLKEARNVKYSDFVTPGKELVVTAELLKEDVTTATLKTSGTVDGNPAVSARLVLEKFNVGDRFPVRANCDPYIRMWMRGVFDRLMKAGLDSSSGSSGSQIDVKSQLVSAQS, via the coding sequence ATGCGGTTTTGTTTGTTGGACCGGATCACCGACCTACAACGAGGGTCGAAGATTACTGCCAGCAAGCTGCTGCGCCCGGAAGAAGACTATCTGGCCGACCACTTTCCCCGCTTTCCGGTCATGCCGGGCGTGCTGATGCTGGAATGCATGTATCAGGCCGGCGCCTGGCTGGTTCGCAGCTCGGAAGATTTCAAACACGCGGCCGTGCTTCTCAAAGAAGCCCGCAATGTGAAATACAGCGACTTCGTCACTCCGGGCAAGGAGCTCGTCGTGACGGCTGAACTGCTGAAGGAAGACGTCACCACCGCCACGCTCAAAACCTCGGGTACGGTCGACGGCAACCCTGCCGTTTCGGCCCGCTTGGTCCTGGAAAAATTCAACGTTGGCGATCGCTTCCCCGTGCGGGCTAATTGCGATCCTTACATCCGCATGTGGATGCGCGGCGTGTTCGATCGGCTGATGAAGGCCGGGCTCGATTCGTCGAGCGGCAGCAGCGGATCCCAAATTGATGTCAAATCACAGCTCGTTTCCGCTCAGTCTTAG
- the ptsP gene encoding phosphoenolpyruvate--protein phosphotransferase produces MRKGIPVSPGVAVGVAYCIHEIFINPDTKRLEDHEVTAELANYETARDEAAAELRALQHKVASQVGHDEAAIFSVHEQILRDAAFTNKVRGWIVDERLTAQAALHRLLEQYTVLFQKTNDEYLRERMNDLRDVVIRLNAHITQATNTDPELLNQPVILIADELLPSQVVALKGLQVKGIVTQAGSQTSHAAIIARSKGIPAVSGMRNILRQVKNGDIVVVDARGGHVLVNPDPEQKSAYLKLEREFFLLKDALATNKDQPAVTADGIKLDLLANINGALDATTAVALGAAGVGLFRTEYIYLTHPDVPDEEEQYIAYRDACLACPGMTMTIRTLDIGGDKTVPYLGHTHQEANPFMGWRSIRLSFEHPEFFNTQLRAVLRAAADAKEVGTNVKLMFPMITTVEEVRKTKAMVRRAAQQLRAENKPFAEVPLGMMLEVPAAAISINDMLPLVDFVSIGSNDLVQYLMAADRDNPKVSHLCQPLAPPVLRVLSTVIKACNKAGKTVTLCGEMAAQPRAFVLLFAMGLRCFSMSASFIPSMKDLATHLTEETCRVILRRALTLRTTAAVKRYMAEQLHILAPNLDMLDMN; encoded by the coding sequence ATGCGCAAAGGAATTCCCGTATCACCCGGTGTCGCGGTTGGGGTGGCTTACTGTATCCACGAGATTTTCATTAATCCGGATACGAAACGCCTCGAAGATCACGAAGTCACCGCCGAACTCGCCAATTACGAAACCGCTCGCGATGAAGCGGCAGCAGAGCTGCGCGCGCTGCAGCACAAGGTTGCTAGCCAGGTCGGCCACGACGAGGCTGCTATCTTCAGCGTGCATGAGCAGATCTTGCGCGACGCGGCTTTCACCAACAAAGTCCGCGGCTGGATCGTCGACGAACGGCTGACTGCCCAAGCCGCGCTCCATCGACTCCTCGAGCAATACACCGTTCTGTTTCAGAAAACGAACGACGAATACTTGCGCGAGCGGATGAACGATCTCCGCGACGTTGTCATTCGCCTCAACGCCCACATTACCCAAGCCACGAATACCGATCCCGAGTTGCTCAATCAGCCGGTGATTCTGATTGCCGATGAATTGCTGCCGTCGCAGGTCGTCGCGCTCAAGGGTTTGCAGGTCAAGGGAATCGTCACCCAGGCCGGTAGTCAAACCAGCCATGCGGCGATCATCGCCCGCAGCAAGGGCATTCCCGCTGTCAGCGGCATGCGCAATATTCTCCGCCAGGTGAAGAACGGCGATATCGTCGTCGTCGATGCCCGCGGCGGCCACGTGTTGGTCAATCCCGATCCTGAGCAAAAGAGCGCATACCTGAAGCTCGAGCGCGAGTTCTTCCTGCTCAAGGATGCGCTCGCGACCAACAAAGATCAGCCCGCCGTTACCGCCGATGGAATCAAGCTCGATCTGCTCGCCAACATCAACGGCGCACTCGATGCCACCACCGCCGTCGCGCTAGGCGCTGCCGGCGTCGGCCTGTTTCGCACTGAGTACATCTATCTCACGCACCCCGACGTGCCGGACGAAGAAGAGCAGTACATCGCCTATCGCGACGCCTGCCTCGCCTGCCCCGGCATGACGATGACCATTCGCACGCTCGATATCGGCGGCGACAAAACGGTTCCCTACCTCGGCCACACGCATCAAGAAGCCAATCCCTTCATGGGCTGGCGCAGCATCCGCTTGTCGTTCGAGCATCCGGAGTTTTTCAATACGCAGCTCCGCGCGGTGCTGCGCGCTGCCGCCGATGCGAAGGAAGTCGGCACCAACGTCAAGCTGATGTTCCCGATGATCACCACCGTCGAGGAAGTCCGCAAAACCAAAGCGATGGTCCGCCGTGCCGCGCAGCAGCTGCGCGCCGAGAACAAACCATTTGCCGAAGTGCCGCTAGGGATGATGCTGGAAGTTCCCGCCGCGGCTATCTCGATCAACGACATGCTGCCGCTCGTCGACTTCGTCTCCATCGGCAGCAACGACCTCGTCCAATACCTGATGGCCGCCGACCGTGACAACCCCAAGGTCAGCCATCTCTGCCAGCCGCTCGCGCCGCCAGTCCTCCGTGTCCTTTCGACCGTGATCAAGGCCTGCAACAAAGCCGGCAAAACCGTCACTCTGTGCGGCGAAATGGCCGCTCAGCCGCGCGCCTTCGTCTTGCTCTTCGCGATGGGATTGCGCTGCTTCAGCATGAGCGCGTCGTTCATCCCTTCGATGAAAGACTTGGCCACGCACCTCACCGAAGAAACCTGCCGAGTCATTCTCCGCCGCGCCTTGACGCTCCGCACCACCGCAGCCGTCAAACGCTACATGGCCGAGCAACTACACATCCTCGCGCCAAATCTTGACATGCTCGACATGAACTAG
- a CDS encoding beta-hydroxyacyl-ACP dehydratase, producing MRWYWIDRFTEFKRGKSATSIKCVTMSEEQHDSYLPGYPVMPSSLMIEGMAQTAGILVGEMSGFEERVVLAKIGKAVFHTPTECGDVLRYSAVLQDVQKDGAIASVTAHVGDELKAEVEMMFAFLDDRFPKGPLFDPGDFLVMLRSFHLYDVGVDENGQPITPPQSYLDAERAKYQAAGML from the coding sequence ATGCGTTGGTACTGGATCGACCGGTTTACAGAGTTCAAGCGCGGTAAGAGCGCGACTTCGATCAAATGCGTCACCATGTCGGAGGAGCAACACGACTCCTACCTGCCCGGCTACCCGGTCATGCCGTCGTCGCTGATGATCGAAGGAATGGCTCAAACGGCGGGCATTCTCGTCGGTGAAATGAGCGGCTTCGAAGAGCGCGTCGTGCTCGCCAAAATCGGCAAGGCTGTGTTTCACACGCCCACCGAGTGCGGCGATGTGTTGCGGTACTCTGCCGTGCTGCAAGACGTGCAAAAGGACGGCGCCATCGCCTCGGTCACGGCTCACGTCGGCGACGAACTGAAGGCTGAAGTCGAGATGATGTTTGCCTTTCTCGACGATCGCTTTCCGAAGGGTCCGCTCTTCGATCCAGGCGACTTTCTCGTCATGCTCCGCTCGTTTCATTTGTACGATGTGGGGGTCGACGAGAACGGGCAACCGATCACGCCGCCGCAGTCGTATCTCGATGCGGAACGGGCCAAGTATCAGGCCGCGGGAATGCTCTAG
- a CDS encoding acyl carrier protein translates to MAVSKDEIFKKVQTALVDALGVDEEDVTPEATMVGDLGAESIDFLDIVFKLEKAFSIEIPRKELSPEDILTNAEFVKEGKVTPAGIAELKKRMPFVNFTKFEANPNVREFSNLMTVGDLCRYVESKVAK, encoded by the coding sequence ATGGCAGTCTCGAAAGACGAAATTTTCAAGAAGGTGCAAACCGCCCTGGTCGATGCGCTCGGTGTGGATGAAGAAGACGTGACGCCCGAAGCCACGATGGTCGGCGACCTCGGTGCCGAATCGATCGACTTCCTCGATATCGTGTTCAAGCTCGAAAAAGCCTTCAGCATCGAAATTCCCCGCAAGGAATTGTCGCCTGAAGACATTCTTACCAACGCCGAATTTGTGAAGGAAGGCAAAGTCACGCCGGCCGGCATCGCCGAGCTGAAGAAGCGGATGCCCTTCGTCAACTTCACCAAGTTCGAAGCCAATCCGAACGTTCGCGAATTCAGCAACCTGATGACCGTCGGCGATCTTTGCCGTTACGTCGAAAGCAAGGTTGCCAAGTAG